In Sagittula stellata E-37, the following are encoded in one genomic region:
- the ilvD gene encoding dihydroxy-acid dehydratase translates to MPYYRSRRTTHGRNMAGARGLWRATGMKDSDFGKPIIAVVNSFTQFVPGHVHLKDLGQMVAREIESAGGVAKEFNTIAVDDGIAMGHDGMLYSLPSREIIADSVEYMVNAHCADAMVCISNCDKITPGMLMAAMRLNIPVIFVSGGPMEAGKVTINDLEKAVDLVDAMVAGADDQYSDAEVDAFEQNACPTCGSCSGMFTANSMNCLAEALGLALPGNGSMLATHADRKALFLEAGRKIVDITKRHYEGEEKGLLPREIATFEAFENAMSLDIAMGGSTNTVLHLLAIAHEGEVDFTMSDMDRLSRKVPCLSKVAPAKGDVHMEDVHRAGGIMAILGELNRGGLIHGDVTTVHSGTMAEAIAKWDIMTANDADVDKFFRAAPGGVRTTQAFSTDNRYKELDRDRTNGVIRNMENAFSKDGGLAVLFGNIALDGCIVKTAGVDDSILKFSGPAKVFESQDDAVKGILTGKVTEGEVVVIRYEGPRGGPGMQEMLYPTSYLKSKGLGAKCALLTDGRFSGGTSGLSIGHVSPEAEEGGTIGLVETGDLIEIDIPNRTINLAVDDATLEARRTAKGPLPWGPAEPRPRAVTKALKAYAMLASSAAKGAVRIIP, encoded by the coding sequence ATGCCCTATTACAGATCCCGCCGCACCACCCACGGCCGCAACATGGCCGGCGCCCGCGGTCTCTGGCGCGCGACCGGCATGAAAGACAGCGACTTCGGCAAGCCGATCATCGCCGTCGTCAACTCCTTCACCCAGTTCGTGCCCGGCCACGTGCACCTGAAGGACCTCGGCCAGATGGTCGCGCGCGAGATCGAATCCGCCGGCGGCGTCGCCAAGGAATTCAACACCATCGCCGTGGACGACGGCATCGCCATGGGCCACGACGGGATGCTCTATTCCCTGCCCTCGCGCGAAATCATCGCCGACTCGGTGGAATACATGGTCAACGCCCACTGCGCCGACGCCATGGTCTGCATCTCGAACTGCGACAAGATCACCCCCGGGATGCTGATGGCCGCGATGCGCCTCAACATCCCCGTGATCTTCGTCTCCGGCGGCCCGATGGAGGCCGGCAAGGTCACGATCAACGACCTCGAAAAGGCCGTGGACCTCGTGGATGCCATGGTCGCCGGCGCCGACGACCAGTATTCCGACGCCGAGGTCGACGCCTTCGAACAGAACGCCTGCCCGACCTGCGGGTCCTGCTCCGGCATGTTCACGGCGAACTCGATGAACTGCCTCGCCGAGGCGCTTGGCCTCGCGCTGCCGGGCAACGGGTCGATGCTGGCCACCCACGCCGACCGCAAGGCGCTGTTCCTCGAAGCCGGGCGCAAGATCGTCGACATCACCAAGCGCCACTACGAAGGCGAGGAGAAGGGCCTCCTCCCGCGTGAGATCGCGACTTTCGAGGCCTTCGAGAACGCCATGTCGCTCGACATCGCCATGGGCGGATCGACCAACACCGTGCTGCACCTGCTGGCCATCGCGCACGAGGGCGAGGTTGACTTCACCATGTCCGACATGGACCGCCTCAGCCGCAAGGTGCCCTGCCTGTCGAAGGTGGCCCCGGCCAAGGGCGACGTCCACATGGAGGACGTGCACCGCGCGGGCGGCATCATGGCCATCCTGGGCGAACTGAACCGCGGCGGCCTGATCCACGGCGACGTGACGACCGTGCACTCCGGCACCATGGCCGAGGCCATCGCCAAGTGGGACATTATGACGGCCAACGACGCCGACGTGGACAAGTTCTTCCGCGCGGCCCCCGGCGGCGTCCGCACCACGCAGGCCTTCTCGACCGATAACCGCTACAAGGAACTGGACCGCGACCGCACAAACGGCGTGATCCGCAACATGGAAAACGCCTTTTCGAAGGACGGCGGGCTGGCGGTTCTGTTCGGCAACATCGCCCTCGACGGCTGCATCGTGAAGACGGCGGGCGTCGACGACTCGATCCTGAAGTTCTCCGGCCCGGCCAAGGTCTTCGAAAGCCAGGACGACGCGGTGAAGGGCATCCTCACCGGCAAGGTGACCGAGGGCGAGGTCGTCGTGATCCGCTACGAAGGACCGCGCGGCGGGCCGGGCATGCAGGAAATGCTCTACCCGACCTCCTATCTCAAATCGAAGGGCCTTGGCGCCAAGTGCGCGCTGCTGACCGACGGGCGCTTCTCGGGCGGGACCTCCGGCCTTTCCATCGGCCACGTCAGCCCCGAGGCGGAAGAAGGCGGCACCATCGGGCTGGTGGAGACCGGCGATCTGATCGAGATCGACATCCCCAACCGCACGATCAACCTGGCCGTGGACGACGCCACGCTGGAGGCGCGCCGCACCGCCAAGGGCCCCCTGCCCTGGGGTCCGGCGGAACCGCGCCCGCGTGCGGTGACGAAGGCGCTGAAAGCCTACGCGATGCTCGCCTCCTCGGCTGCGAAGGGCGCGGTGCGGATCATTCCGTAA
- a CDS encoding hybrid-cluster NAD(P)-dependent oxidoreductase — protein MTAMTPTLAFWTDDEPLECVSFLPEAPNTVTFTFQAPSGALFRYKPGQFVTLELPVPGGPLHRTYTISSSPSRPTSLTITVKAQDGSLGTRWMLDHLRPGVRLKAIGPGGQFSFMNHPAEKYLFISAGSGITPMISMTTYMYDAGREPDIVFINCARLPSEIIFRQRMEMMASRLPGIELAWVVDRADPYRPWTGFRGPFNQLLLGLAAPDYLDREVFCCGPEPFMTAVREALQGLGFDMDRYHQESFSAPVGETGEYDEGVTLDDEAKAEIEFLLSGRTVECAETETLLGAARGAGLSIPSGCTFGVCGTCKVKKTQGQVHMVHNGGITDEEIEEGYVLACCSNPIGKVSIEA, from the coding sequence ATGACTGCGATGACCCCGACCCTGGCCTTCTGGACGGACGACGAGCCGCTGGAGTGCGTGTCCTTCCTGCCCGAGGCGCCCAACACGGTCACCTTCACCTTTCAGGCGCCGTCGGGTGCCCTGTTCCGCTACAAGCCGGGCCAGTTCGTCACGCTGGAGCTGCCGGTGCCGGGCGGACCGCTGCACCGGACCTACACGATTTCGTCGTCGCCTTCGCGCCCGACCTCTCTGACGATCACCGTCAAGGCGCAGGACGGGTCGCTGGGCACGCGCTGGATGCTGGATCACCTGCGTCCCGGCGTGCGTCTGAAGGCCATCGGGCCGGGCGGTCAGTTCTCGTTCATGAACCACCCGGCAGAGAAGTACCTGTTCATCTCGGCGGGTTCCGGCATCACGCCGATGATCTCGATGACGACCTACATGTACGATGCCGGCCGCGAACCGGATATCGTCTTCATCAACTGCGCGCGCCTGCCGTCCGAGATCATCTTCCGCCAGCGGATGGAAATGATGGCCTCGCGCCTGCCGGGGATCGAACTGGCCTGGGTGGTGGACCGCGCAGACCCGTACCGGCCCTGGACCGGTTTCCGCGGGCCGTTCAACCAGCTTCTGCTGGGCCTTGCCGCGCCGGATTACCTTGACCGCGAAGTGTTCTGCTGCGGGCCGGAGCCGTTCATGACGGCGGTGCGCGAGGCGCTGCAGGGTCTCGGCTTCGACATGGACCGTTACCATCAGGAAAGCTTTTCCGCCCCCGTGGGCGAGACCGGCGAGTACGACGAAGGCGTCACGCTGGACGACGAGGCCAAGGCGGAGATCGAGTTCCTGCTGTCCGGCAGGACCGTCGAATGCGCCGAGACGGAGACTCTTCTGGGCGCGGCGCGCGGTGCCGGGCTGTCGATCCCGTCGGGCTGCACCTTTGGGGTCTGCGGAACCTGCAAGGTCAAGAAGACCCAAGGCCAGGTGCACATGGTCCACAACGGCGGCATCACCGATGAAGAGATCGAAGAGGGCTATGTCCTCGCCTGTTGCTCGAACCCCATCGGCAAGGTCTCCATCGAAGCATAG
- a CDS encoding aromatic ring-hydroxylating oxygenase subunit alpha, with translation MTDSLTDLLASRVSGQSLERPFYTDPEIFQRDLETIWYREWLFALPASQLTKTGAYARLQIGAYNVVLVRGADSVIRAFHNSCRHRGSVICQKAEGTVAKLTCPYHQWTYDLDGRLIWARDMGPDFDPSKYNLKPVHLRELAGLIYICLADEAPDFDAFANLARPYLEVHDLHRSKVAHQSSIIEKGNWKLVWENNRECYHCAGTHPALSRSFPLDPAVAGVSADGSTPPRLQAHFDKCEAAGAPSKFAMSGYAGQYRLARMPLEEKALSYTMDLKPACSRPLGRVTVRDAGTLLKFHYPSTWNHFLPDISLTFRVLPIGPQETQVTTWWLVDKDAVEGVDYDMKRLTEVWTATNDEDRRIVEDNQLGINSPAYVPGPYSPIMEDGVEQFVDWYVKTMLRNMAGPRAVAAE, from the coding sequence ATGACCGATTCCCTCACCGACCTGCTGGCAAGCCGCGTTTCCGGCCAATCGCTGGAACGGCCCTTCTATACCGATCCGGAGATCTTCCAGCGCGACCTGGAAACGATCTGGTATCGCGAATGGCTGTTCGCATTGCCCGCAAGCCAGCTGACCAAGACCGGCGCCTATGCCCGGTTGCAGATCGGCGCCTACAACGTCGTGCTGGTGCGTGGCGCCGACAGCGTGATCCGGGCCTTCCACAATTCCTGCCGTCACCGTGGTTCGGTGATCTGCCAGAAGGCCGAGGGCACGGTGGCCAAGCTGACATGCCCCTACCACCAGTGGACCTACGACCTGGACGGCCGCCTGATCTGGGCGCGCGACATGGGGCCGGACTTCGATCCGTCGAAATACAACCTGAAGCCTGTGCACCTGCGCGAGCTGGCCGGGTTGATCTACATCTGCCTCGCCGACGAGGCGCCCGACTTCGACGCCTTCGCCAACCTGGCGCGGCCCTATCTCGAAGTGCACGATCTGCACCGTTCGAAGGTGGCGCACCAGTCGTCGATCATCGAGAAGGGCAACTGGAAGCTGGTCTGGGAAAACAACCGCGAATGCTATCACTGCGCGGGCACCCACCCGGCCCTGTCGCGGTCCTTCCCGCTGGACCCGGCGGTCGCGGGGGTTTCTGCGGACGGCAGCACGCCGCCGCGCCTGCAGGCCCATTTCGACAAATGTGAAGCCGCCGGCGCGCCGTCGAAGTTCGCCATGTCGGGCTATGCCGGCCAGTATCGGCTGGCGCGGATGCCGCTTGAGGAAAAGGCGCTGTCCTACACCATGGACCTGAAACCCGCCTGCAGCCGCCCGCTGGGCCGCGTCACGGTGCGGGATGCCGGTACGCTGCTGAAATTCCACTATCCGTCGACCTGGAACCACTTCCTGCCCGACATCTCGCTGACCTTCCGCGTGCTGCCCATCGGTCCGCAGGAGACCCAGGTCACGACATGGTGGCTGGTCGACAAGGACGCGGTCGAGGGCGTGGACTACGACATGAAGCGCCTGACCGAGGTCTGGACCGCGACCAACGACGAAGACCGCCGCATCGTCGAGGACAACCAGTTGGGCATCAACTCGCCCGCCTACGTGCCCGGCCCCTATTCGCCGATCATGGAGGACGGCGTGGAGCAGTTCGTCGACTGGTACGTGAAGACCATGCTGCGCAACATGGCGGGCCCCCGGGCCGTCGCGGCGGAGTAA
- a CDS encoding LysR family transcriptional regulator, whose amino-acid sequence MTRHYDLPSLTSLVCFEAAARNLSFKKTAAELNVTPAAVSHQIKALESELGTALFRRQHRGVDLTESGAYLFVALQRGFEGISDAIAAVRPAESTEDVTIQATTAVSAFWLTPQITAFWQDEPDIVVSQIVSDGASAARTDLSIHYAALPDDGSGEILFHDDIVAVGSPRFAATHGAATVDALRGVPLIHVVSEENDWTTWAEWFAHFGHGAPTGRRIAVNNHMIALQMARDGAGAVLGWTGLIGPLLDSWDLTLLVSERMPSPHVFHLRTHPRASAQARIFRDWLVAAQRAP is encoded by the coding sequence ATGACGCGTCACTACGACCTTCCCTCGCTCACCTCGCTGGTCTGTTTCGAGGCAGCCGCCCGGAATCTCAGCTTCAAGAAAACCGCGGCCGAGCTAAACGTCACCCCCGCCGCCGTCTCGCACCAGATCAAGGCGCTGGAATCCGAGCTTGGCACAGCGCTCTTCCGCCGACAGCACAGGGGCGTCGACCTGACTGAAAGCGGCGCCTACCTGTTCGTCGCGCTCCAGCGCGGGTTCGAGGGGATCTCCGACGCCATCGCCGCCGTCCGCCCCGCCGAATCCACCGAGGATGTGACCATCCAGGCGACCACCGCCGTCAGCGCCTTCTGGTTGACCCCGCAGATCACCGCCTTCTGGCAGGACGAGCCCGACATCGTGGTCAGCCAGATCGTCAGCGACGGCGCCTCCGCCGCGCGGACCGACCTCTCGATCCACTACGCCGCCCTGCCTGACGACGGCTCGGGCGAGATCCTGTTTCACGACGACATCGTGGCGGTCGGTTCCCCCCGTTTCGCCGCGACCCACGGCGCCGCCACGGTGGACGCGCTGCGCGGTGTGCCGCTGATCCACGTCGTGAGCGAGGAGAACGACTGGACCACCTGGGCCGAATGGTTCGCCCACTTCGGCCATGGCGCGCCCACGGGTCGCCGCATCGCGGTCAACAACCACATGATCGCGCTCCAGATGGCACGCGACGGCGCGGGCGCGGTGCTGGGCTGGACCGGCCTCATCGGCCCGCTGCTCGACAGTTGGGACCTGACGCTGCTCGTGTCCGAACGCATGCCCTCTCCCCACGTCTTCCACCTGCGCACCCATCCGCGCGCCTCGGCGCAGGCCCGGATCTTCCGCGACTGGCTGGTCGCGGCGCAGCGCGCGCCTTGA
- a CDS encoding type II toxin-antitoxin system Phd/YefM family antitoxin, translating into MLSLQDAKNRFSAVVEAALAGHPQAVSRRGKPAVVVVSAEEYARLVHAAQASRGRFADHLMAMPDPGDTPLPRANAAPRDVEL; encoded by the coding sequence ATGCTTTCGCTTCAGGACGCCAAGAACCGCTTCAGCGCGGTGGTGGAGGCCGCGCTTGCCGGTCATCCGCAGGCCGTGTCGCGCCGGGGCAAACCCGCCGTGGTCGTCGTCTCCGCCGAGGAATACGCACGGCTGGTGCACGCGGCCCAGGCCAGCCGTGGCCGCTTTGCCGATCACCTGATGGCCATGCCCGACCCCGGCGACACCCCCCTGCCCCGCGCAAACGCCGCACCGCGCGACGTCGAGCTGTGA
- a CDS encoding type II toxin-antitoxin system VapC family toxin, whose translation MIHILDTNIISAARRADRAPDLSRWLTAQDEATLFLSVVTIGEIERGIALQEPKNPPFARDLRHWMDGILRLFSDRLIDFTAEDARRWGRLSAQLGHPGADLMIAAQALNRDATVVTRNTSDFAPTGARLLDPLDV comes from the coding sequence GTGATCCACATCCTCGACACAAACATCATTTCCGCCGCCCGCCGCGCCGACCGCGCGCCGGACCTCTCGCGCTGGCTGACCGCACAGGACGAGGCCACGCTTTTCCTCAGCGTCGTCACCATAGGCGAGATCGAGCGCGGCATCGCCCTTCAGGAACCGAAGAACCCGCCCTTCGCCCGCGACCTGCGGCACTGGATGGACGGCATCCTGCGGCTGTTCTCCGACCGGCTTATCGACTTCACCGCCGAGGACGCCCGGCGCTGGGGCCGGCTGTCGGCGCAGCTTGGCCATCCCGGCGCGGACCTGATGATTGCCGCTCAGGCACTGAACCGCGACGCCACCGTCGTGACCCGCAACACGTCCGACTTCGCCCCGACCGGCGCGCGGCTTCTGGACCCGCTAGACGTCTAG
- a CDS encoding TetR/AcrR family transcriptional regulator, whose amino-acid sequence MDDGADQKGWRGSREVWLEAAKAAFLDGGVDAVKVQPLGAALGLSRTSFYWFFKDRAALLEALLALWEETNTHALTGASSAYAETISEAVLNLLSVFLDETRFQPRFDMAVRGWAHQSDPVKARVAEADATRLEAIRAMFLRFGFDAAEADVRARTVYLVQIGYISMQVRETLEERLTRVPAYVKTYCGQAPSDREMARFRAGLGLDPGLDV is encoded by the coding sequence ATGGACGACGGAGCGGATCAGAAGGGATGGCGCGGATCGCGCGAGGTCTGGCTGGAGGCGGCCAAGGCCGCGTTCCTCGACGGTGGCGTCGACGCGGTGAAGGTGCAGCCCCTGGGCGCTGCTCTGGGACTGTCGCGGACCAGCTTCTACTGGTTCTTCAAGGACCGTGCCGCGCTGCTTGAAGCGCTGCTGGCGCTTTGGGAAGAAACCAACACACATGCTTTGACCGGGGCCAGTTCAGCCTATGCAGAGACGATTTCGGAAGCGGTGCTGAATCTGCTGAGCGTGTTTCTTGACGAAACCCGGTTCCAGCCGCGGTTCGACATGGCGGTCCGGGGCTGGGCGCATCAGTCCGATCCGGTGAAGGCCCGGGTGGCCGAGGCCGACGCGACACGTCTTGAGGCGATCCGCGCCATGTTCCTGCGCTTCGGTTTCGACGCGGCGGAGGCCGACGTGAGGGCGCGGACCGTCTACCTCGTGCAGATCGGCTATATCTCGATGCAGGTGCGCGAGACGCTGGAAGAGCGGCTGACCCGCGTCCCGGCCTACGTGAAGACCTACTGCGGGCAGGCGCCGTCGGACCGGGAAATGGCGCGGTTTCGGGCGGGTTTGGGTCTGGATCCGGGGCTAGACGTCTAG
- a CDS encoding NADH:flavin oxidoreductase: protein MSNDPLFQPYQLKHLTLKNRLMITSHEPAYPEDGMPKDRYRAYHVERARAGVALTMTAGSASVARDSPPVFNNILAWKDEVVGWMKTLTDECHDHGCAVMIQLTHLGRRTRWDKADWLPVVSPGHEREPSHKAFPKKTEDWDIARIIKDYTDAAERMQAAGLDGIELQAYGHLMDQFWSPLTNDLDGPYGGSLDNRLRFTFDILSEIRKRCGSDFIVGLRYTADEDMPGGLTKEDGIEISRRLKDSGMVDFLNVIKGHIETDAALTDVIPVQGMRSAPHLDFAGEVRRETGMPVFHAAKIQDVATARHAIASGKLDLVGMTRAHMADPHIVAKIQRGEEDRIRPCVGANYCLDRIYQGGMALCLHNPATGRELEQPQEVTPADTRRRVVVIGAGPAGLEAARVAAARGHEVIVHEAANDPGGQVRLTAQTPRRAEMIQLIQWRFSECERMGVTFHFNSFADAETVQADSPDVVIVATGGLPHTEVLAEGNALVVSAWDILSGDAASGENVLIYDDAGDYAALQAAEKIAATGARVEIMTRDRNISPEVMAMSLTPSMRELQKRDVTFTVTWKLDAVRRDGNRLIAQIGSDYGGVMREREVDQIVVNHGTRPLDDLYFELRDGSANLGEVDYEALVAGTPQTVVRNPEGAYQLFRIGDAVASRNTHAAIYDALRLVKVV, encoded by the coding sequence ATGTCCAACGATCCGCTTTTCCAGCCCTACCAGCTCAAGCACCTGACCCTGAAAAACCGCCTGATGATCACCAGCCATGAACCGGCCTACCCCGAGGACGGCATGCCCAAGGATCGCTACCGGGCCTATCACGTTGAACGCGCGCGGGCCGGTGTCGCCCTGACCATGACCGCCGGGTCCGCCTCGGTGGCCCGCGACAGCCCGCCGGTGTTCAACAATATCCTGGCCTGGAAGGACGAGGTCGTCGGCTGGATGAAGACGTTGACCGACGAATGCCACGACCACGGCTGTGCCGTCATGATCCAGCTCACCCACCTTGGCCGCCGCACCCGCTGGGACAAGGCCGACTGGCTGCCGGTCGTCTCCCCGGGGCATGAACGTGAACCCTCTCACAAGGCCTTCCCCAAGAAGACCGAGGACTGGGACATCGCCCGCATCATCAAGGACTACACCGATGCCGCCGAACGGATGCAGGCGGCGGGCCTCGACGGGATCGAGCTGCAGGCATACGGGCACCTCATGGACCAGTTCTGGTCGCCGCTGACCAACGATCTGGATGGCCCCTATGGCGGCAGCCTCGACAACCGGCTGCGCTTCACCTTCGATATCCTGTCTGAAATCCGCAAACGTTGCGGCTCCGATTTCATCGTCGGCCTGCGATACACCGCGGATGAGGACATGCCCGGCGGCCTGACCAAGGAGGACGGGATCGAGATCTCGCGGCGCCTGAAGGACAGCGGCATGGTCGACTTCCTGAACGTGATCAAGGGCCATATCGAGACCGATGCCGCGCTGACGGACGTGATCCCGGTGCAGGGCATGCGCAGCGCCCCGCACCTCGATTTCGCCGGAGAGGTTCGCCGCGAAACCGGCATGCCGGTGTTCCACGCCGCCAAGATCCAGGACGTCGCCACCGCCCGCCACGCCATCGCCAGCGGCAAGCTGGATCTGGTCGGCATGACTCGCGCCCACATGGCCGACCCGCATATCGTGGCCAAGATCCAGCGCGGCGAAGAGGACCGCATCCGCCCCTGCGTCGGCGCCAACTACTGTCTCGACCGGATCTATCAGGGCGGCATGGCCCTGTGCCTGCACAACCCCGCGACGGGCCGCGAGCTGGAGCAGCCGCAGGAGGTCACCCCTGCCGACACCCGCCGCCGCGTGGTGGTGATCGGCGCCGGTCCGGCCGGATTGGAGGCCGCCCGCGTCGCCGCCGCCCGGGGGCATGAGGTCATCGTGCACGAGGCCGCCAACGATCCGGGCGGGCAGGTCCGCCTGACAGCCCAGACCCCGCGCCGGGCCGAGATGATCCAGCTCATCCAGTGGCGCTTTTCCGAATGCGAGCGCATGGGCGTGACCTTCCACTTCAACAGCTTCGCCGACGCGGAAACGGTGCAGGCGGACAGCCCCGATGTGGTGATCGTCGCCACCGGCGGCCTGCCCCACACGGAGGTCCTGGCGGAGGGCAACGCGCTTGTGGTTTCGGCCTGGGACATCCTGTCGGGCGATGCCGCCTCCGGCGAGAACGTCCTGATCTACGACGACGCCGGGGACTATGCCGCCCTTCAGGCCGCCGAGAAGATCGCCGCCACCGGCGCCCGGGTCGAGATCATGACCCGCGACCGCAACATCTCTCCGGAGGTCATGGCCATGTCCCTGACCCCGTCCATGCGCGAACTTCAGAAGCGCGACGTGACCTTCACCGTGACCTGGAAGCTGGACGCGGTGCGGCGGGACGGCAACCGGCTGATCGCGCAGATCGGCAGCGATTACGGCGGCGTCATGCGCGAGCGGGAGGTGGATCAGATCGTGGTCAACCACGGCACCCGCCCGCTGGACGATCTGTATTTCGAACTGCGGGACGGGTCCGCGAACTTGGGCGAGGTCGACTACGAGGCGCTTGTCGCGGGCACCCCGCAGACCGTGGTCCGCAACCCCGAAGGTGCCTACCAGCTGTTCCGGATCGGGGATGCGGTGGCGTCGCGGAACACCCACGCGGCGATTTATGACGCGCTGCGGCTGGTGAAGGTCGTCTGA
- a CDS encoding replication initiation protein, with the protein MDEIPRDQLNGPLRRGSVKKHVAAIHISGKLTLLQRKLSNVLLLNAYDTLTSQNRHQIDARTLCLMIGYNSNDMETLKASLRGLAETVAEWDMLDEKGQQEWGVSALLSYAKLSGGVCEYAYSPALAEKLHDPKVFALINLNIQRRFTSGHALALYENCYRFVRTGSTGWWSLDLFRRLMGVADSPYYDVYKHLNAKIIKPAVAEVNKTSNIVVTPEVKKMGRQVTGIRFRIAENPQLSILDLDDGEGLRKSEVYPRLRALGVSDRLARQWMAEHGEDAVKAKLDYVAGQGGVKNPVGYLTAALKNDYETGGGFAAKPQGSGGGGFAAKPATSRGRRLARIQELAAARKPTQRDADRRLFTARLDGALRDDFERHGWMSALNAEAILAFWEELSPGAFDDLDDAG; encoded by the coding sequence ATGGACGAGATTCCCCGCGACCAATTGAACGGCCCGCTGCGGCGCGGCTCGGTGAAAAAGCACGTCGCGGCGATCCACATCTCGGGCAAACTGACCCTGTTGCAGCGCAAATTGTCCAACGTGCTGCTGCTGAACGCCTACGACACGCTGACCTCGCAGAACCGCCACCAGATCGACGCCCGCACCCTTTGCCTGATGATCGGATACAATTCGAACGACATGGAGACGCTGAAGGCCTCGCTCCGGGGGCTGGCGGAAACCGTGGCCGAATGGGACATGCTGGACGAAAAGGGCCAGCAGGAATGGGGGGTTTCGGCGCTGCTCAGCTACGCCAAGCTGTCGGGCGGGGTGTGCGAATATGCCTACTCCCCTGCCCTCGCCGAAAAGCTGCACGACCCGAAGGTATTTGCCCTCATCAACCTCAACATCCAGCGGCGCTTCACCTCTGGCCACGCGCTCGCGCTTTATGAAAACTGCTATCGTTTCGTGCGGACCGGTTCGACCGGCTGGTGGTCTCTGGACCTGTTTCGCCGCCTGATGGGCGTGGCCGACAGCCCCTATTACGACGTCTACAAGCACCTCAACGCCAAGATCATCAAGCCGGCGGTCGCCGAGGTGAACAAGACGTCGAACATTGTCGTGACGCCGGAAGTGAAGAAGATGGGGCGGCAGGTGACCGGCATCCGCTTCCGTATCGCCGAGAACCCGCAGCTTTCGATCCTCGATCTGGACGACGGCGAAGGCCTGCGGAAGTCGGAGGTCTATCCCCGCCTGCGCGCGCTTGGCGTCTCCGACCGGCTGGCGCGGCAGTGGATGGCCGAACATGGTGAAGATGCGGTTAAGGCAAAGCTCGATTACGTGGCCGGGCAGGGCGGCGTGAAAAACCCCGTGGGCTACCTGACCGCCGCCCTGAAGAACGACTACGAAACGGGGGGAGGTTTCGCCGCGAAACCCCAAGGTTCGGGTGGAGGAGGTTTCGCCGCGAAACCTGCCACCTCGCGCGGCCGCCGCCTTGCCCGCATCCAGGAGCTTGCCGCCGCCCGCAAACCCACCCAGAGGGACGCCGACCGGCGGCTGTTCACCGCCCGTCTGGACGGCGCGCTGCGGGACGATTTCGAGAGGCACGGCTGGATGTCGGCGCTGAACGCCGAAGCGATCCTGGCCTTCTGGGAGGAACTCTCGCCGGGCGCCTTCGACGATCTCGACGACGCGGGTTGA